The following proteins are encoded in a genomic region of Helicobacter sp. MIT 21-1697:
- a CDS encoding cell division ATP-binding protein FtsE, whose translation MSTIIEAKNLNLGYNDELVIKDATFNINAKEFVFITGASGSGKSTILSSFFGYLGVKSGFLNVFGINMQKASKSRINHLRRSIGIVFQDYKLIKEWNIERNVMLPMIINGYKKEVCKSQVEKLLVHIKLSHKANKFPLELSGGEQQRVAMARALAHNPTIILADEPTGNLDDYSSELIWNLLKGVNEQLGITVVVVTHRMPDRLNIPFRRLHIEEGVVYEFA comes from the coding sequence TTGAGCACAATTATAGAAGCAAAAAATCTCAATCTAGGCTATAATGACGAGCTTGTCATTAAAGATGCCACTTTTAATATTAATGCTAAAGAGTTTGTATTCATAACAGGAGCTTCAGGTAGCGGAAAAAGCACTATTTTAAGCTCATTTTTTGGATATTTAGGTGTTAAAAGTGGGTTTTTAAATGTTTTTGGTATCAATATGCAAAAAGCATCAAAAAGTCGTATTAATCATCTCCGCCGTAGTATTGGCATCGTATTTCAAGACTATAAGCTAATTAAAGAATGGAATATAGAGCGCAATGTGATGTTGCCTATGATCATTAATGGCTACAAAAAAGAAGTATGCAAATCCCAAGTTGAAAAACTGCTTGTGCATATTAAGCTTTCGCATAAGGCAAATAAATTTCCTCTTGAATTAAGTGGGGGTGAGCAACAACGCGTAGCTATGGCGCGTGCGCTTGCGCACAATCCAACAATTATTCTTGCTGATGAGCCAACGGGTAACCTTGATGATTACTCAAGTGAGCTTATTTGGAATCTCCTCAAAGGTGTAAATGAGCAGCTTGGCATCACAGTTGTAGTTGTAACTCACCGAATGCCTGATAGGCTTAATATTCCATTTAGAAGATTACATATAGAAGAAGGAGTGGTTTATGAATTTGCTTAG
- the trmB gene encoding tRNA (guanosine(46)-N7)-methyltransferase TrmB produces MPHFLAPHITLPPMPFTQEGYSFVYEAKQCNDSTQSLILVRYKDSEFFLRKAWRESKNNAILKCEKSTKTQPTGIMKNALKILCAYQKNIISHNLNNNTPRQNLQSPYLKSMEFFLDFAKPCLIEIGFGSGRHLLHLAQSNPHLICVGIEIHTPSIEQILRQVQLLDLKNLYIINGDARIFLEILPSHIAQGIYVHFPVPWNKKHHRRIFSPKFIQESLRVLDNGGMLALRSDDEVYFQDVLSLALQEKNISLEIHKNQQQAITSKYEARWTKQQKNIYDLKIFHTHKHTNNEKNVKNTQKTFYFDKILRKNLDNYKSFPHKKIANDWFLHIDNLYCAGDIYVLALCFGDFNQPQSKFLQIAFCDNISTRYIGHNPIPTQAAIKAHKYLMQILTQE; encoded by the coding sequence ATGCCACATTTTCTTGCGCCACACATTACATTGCCTCCTATGCCCTTTACACAAGAGGGGTATAGCTTTGTGTATGAAGCCAAACAATGCAATGATTCTACACAATCCCTCATTTTAGTGCGATATAAAGATAGTGAGTTTTTCTTACGCAAAGCGTGGCGTGAGAGTAAAAATAATGCCATTCTCAAATGTGAAAAAAGCACCAAAACTCAACCCACAGGTATTATGAAGAATGCGCTTAAGATTCTATGTGCCTATCAAAAAAATATCATCTCGCATAACCTCAACAACAATACTCCGCGACAGAATCTCCAATCTCCCTATTTGAAGTCTATGGAGTTTTTTTTGGATTTTGCAAAACCTTGCCTTATTGAGATAGGCTTTGGCTCGGGACGCCATCTTTTACATCTTGCGCAAAGCAACCCTCATCTTATATGTGTTGGTATAGAAATTCATACTCCTTCTATTGAGCAGATTTTGAGACAAGTGCAGCTCTTAGACTTAAAAAATCTCTATATTATTAATGGTGATGCGCGTATCTTCCTTGAGATTCTCCCCTCCCATATTGCGCAGGGCATTTATGTGCATTTTCCTGTGCCTTGGAACAAAAAACACCATAGACGCATTTTTTCACCCAAATTTATTCAAGAATCTTTACGTGTTTTAGACAATGGTGGAATGCTTGCTTTGCGCAGTGATGATGAAGTATATTTTCAAGATGTCCTCTCTCTTGCCTTGCAAGAAAAGAACATAAGCTTAGAAATACATAAAAACCAACAACAAGCAATCACGAGCAAATACGAAGCGAGATGGACAAAACAACAAAAAAATATTTATGATTTAAAGATTTTTCACACCCACAAACATACAAATAATGAAAAAAATGTAAAAAATACCCAAAAAACATTTTATTTTGATAAGATTCTAAGAAAAAATTTGGATAATTACAAGAGTTTTCCACATAAGAAAATTGCCAATGATTGGTTTTTGCATATTGATAATCTGTATTGTGCGGGGGATATATATGTCTTGGCATTATGTTTTGGGGATTTTAACCAGCCTCAAAGCAAGTTTCTACAAATCGCATTTTGCGATAATATATCAACTCGGTATATTGGGCATAACCCTATCCCCACACAAGCAGCCATCAAGGCGCATAAATATTTAATGCAGATTCTAACACAGGAGTAA